A region from the Benincasa hispida cultivar B227 chromosome 8, ASM972705v1, whole genome shotgun sequence genome encodes:
- the LOC120083150 gene encoding probable inactive leucine-rich repeat receptor-like protein kinase At3g03770, with amino-acid sequence MGKYVLLFLLSFAWTFLFAEAYQLQASQAQVLLQLRKHLEYPKQLESWTDHRVDFCTLSFLPLVNVTCQDSVVTELRIAGDTKGKVDEFIGFAIPNQTLSEGFSLDSFITTLTRLNSLRVLSLVSLGIWGPLPDKIHRLSSLEYLDLSSNYLFGSIPPKISSMVNLQTLKLDDNFFNDTVPDWFDSLSSLTVLSLKNNKIKNSFPSSILSISTLTELVMSGNDISGELPDLSPLHGLTVLDLSWNKIDSPLPPLPKALIMVSLGKNSFSGEIPQQYGQLSELQQLDLSFNALTGIPPVSIFSLPNISHLNISANKLSGSLPIHLRCGNMLEFVDISNNMLTGALPSCLGIESDKRTLKADGNCLSANVGKQHTESYCDTDHMQQHQHQEQARAKNAGVVMGLLLGILLSVLLLSIGVVLCRRCWPRGISEQHLLQKSVQDSSAAGFSSELLTSARFVSQAAKLGIQGLPLCRAFSLEEIKEATSNFHDSTIIGDGSYGKLYKGRLENGTQVAIRSLLISKKFSIRNLKLRLDMLGKLRHPNLVCLLGHCIDGDGQDYHDIKVFLVSEYVPNGSFRTHLSEKVLNWSERLAILISVAKAVHFLHTGVIPGFFDNRLKINNILIDEYNVAKLSDYGLSIISEEPAKSVAKAEGPQAWQMMNLKDDVYSFGFILLEALVAPSVSARKGPSIMKEMMSLNSQDGRRRLIDPTILATCSQESLSTIISLMNKCISPEMSRPSMEDVLWNLQYANQVQDARDGDQRYSSASQQ; translated from the exons ATGGGAAAGTATGTTTTGTTGTTCCTTCTCAGCTTTGCTTGGACTTTCTTATTTGCTGAAGCTTACCAATTGCAAGCCTCTCAAGCCCAAGTACTTCTCCAGCTAAGGAAGCACTTGGAGTACCCAAAGCAATTGGAGTCATGGACTGATCATAGAGTAGATTTTTGCACACTGtcttttcttcctcttgttAATGTCACTTGCCAAGACAGTGTGGTTACTGAGCTTAGAATTGCTGGTGATACCAAAGGCAAAGTTGATGAATTCATTGGTTTTGCAATACCAAATCAAACTTTATCAGAGGGTTTCTCTCTTGATTCTTTCATCACCACTTTGACTAGACTTAACAGCTTGAGAGTTCTTAGTCTTGTGTCTTTGGGCATCTGGGGTCCACTTCCTGACAAAATCCATAGATTATCTTCACTTGAGTATCTAGATTTGAGCTCAAATTATCTTTTTGGTTCAATCCCACCAAAGATTTCCTCCATGGTGAATCTTCAAACTCTCAAACTAGATGACAACTTCTTCAACGATACTGTGCCTGACTGGTTTGATTCATTGTCTAGTTTGACAGTGCTGAGCTTGAAAAACAACAAGATCAAGAATTCATTTCCATCTTCAATCCTCAGCATAAGTACCCTTACTGAGCTTGTCATGTCTGGCAATGACATTTCTGGTGAATTACCAGATCTAAGTCCTTTACATGGCCTAACTGTGCTGGACTTAAGCTGGAACAAAATAGATTCACCACTGCCTCCGCTACCAAAAGCATTGATCATGGTTTCACTTGGAAAAAACTCGTTTTCGGGCGAGATTCCACAACAATATGGCCAACTTAGTGAGCTCCAACAGCTTGACTTATCATTCAATGCATTGACTGGCATCCCTCCTGTTAGCATCTTCTCCTTGCCCAACATCAGCCACTTGAATATTTCTGCGAATAAGTTATCCGGATCGTTACCGATCCATCTGAGATGTGGCAACATGCTTGAGTTTGTTGACATATCTAACAATATGCTTACAGGAGCATTGCCTTCCTGCTTGGGCATTGAATCTGATAAAAGAACTCTCAAGGCAGATGGGAATTGCTTATCTGCTAATGTAGGGAAACAGCATACAGAATCATATTGTGATACAGATCATATGCAACAGCATCAACACCAGGAGCAGGCTAGAGCCAAAAATGCAGGAGTTGTAATGGGATTACTTCTTGGTATCTTGTTGTCAGTGCTTCTACTTTCAATTGGGGTTGTTTTATGTAGAAGATGTTGGCCTAgaggaatatcagaacaacatTTATTGCAGAAATCAGTTCAAGATAGTTCAGCAGCAGGGTTCTCATCAGAACTTCTAACAAGTGCAA GGTTTGTTTCTCAAGCTGCAAAGTTAGGAATTCAAGGCCTTCCATTGTGTAGGGCTTTCTCATTGGAGGAGATAAAAGAAGCTACAAGCAATTTTCATGACTCAACCATTATTGGTGATGGTTCATATGGGAAG CTTTACAAAGGGAGGCTGGAGAATGGGACTCAAGTTGCCATAAGGTCCTTGCTTATATCAAAGAAATTTTCAATTAGAAATCTTAAGCTTAGGTTAGATATGCTTGGAAAGCTCAGGCACCCAAATTTGGTCTGCCTTTTGGGACACTGCATTGATGGAGATGGACAAGATTATCATGACATCAAGGTCTTCCTTGTATCCGAATACGTTCCAAATGGGAGTTTCCGTACACATCTCTCTG AGAAGGTTTTGAACTGGTCTGAAAGATTAGCAATTCTAATCAGTGTTGCCAAGGCCGTGCACTTCCTGCATACTGGAGTTATTCCCGGTTTCTTTGACAACCGACTGAAGATCAACAATATATTGATTGATGAGTACAATGTGGCAAAGTTGAGTGATTATGGATTGTCCATTATCTCAGAAGAACCAGCAAAATCTGTG GCAAAAGCAGAAGGTCCTCAAGCTTG GCAAATGATGAACTTGAAGGATGATGTGTATAGCTTTGGGTTTATATTACTAGAGGCACTTGTGGCACCTTCTGTTTCTGCCAGAAAAGGACCCTCTATAATGAAGGAAATG ATGAGTTTAAACAGCCAGGACGGGCGGAGGCGACTCATTGATCCAACGATTTTAGCTACTTGCTCGCAAGAGTCACTATCGACCATTATTTCCTTAATGAACAAGTGTATTTCCCCTGAAATGAGTCGCCCGTCTATGGAGGATGTTCTTTGGAACCTACAATATGCAAATCAAGTCCAAGATGCCAGGGATGGTGATCAAAGATACAGTTCTGCATCACAACAATGa